The genomic region aacaatagaagcagtcaggtcaacaagagaacaacaacagtatacaagtgccatgacaagtctcagttagtctagtatagaacgcataggttttttttttttttttttcacagatgctGTGATCATCTATTTTCCAACTCAAATCATATAATTCTGTGGCATATTATGCTTAGGTCTGTTCACTCCATGACTTCTACATGTGTGGCCCTCACCTCTAGACTCTGAAGGTGCAGTGGCAGTGTGGGACGAAGTGGATGTGTCACCAGTGGATGTTTCAGAGACCTTCTGCCCTGCACACATGGTCTTTAAGGTCTGAAAGACTGCCAGAGGAGCAACGTTCATCTTTAACAGGTCCAATATGATTCTGTAGCAGAGTGAGATGGACCATTTAAAAGTTATGCAACATAAACAGATAATAACCCCCTTTACTTAATTAGCAGTTATGCTACAGTGTACTACagatacaaaattatattttactacaTTGCTTTTATGAAAGTGGCAACAGCAGTGGGATTAAAGACAAGTTTTCaataataagtataataataataataacaggacATATTACACAAATGCATATGATTTATTAGCCTAACTATAGATATTTCACAGctgtagtttttaatattttgaattaaatatttttctatatatatatttttctgttttcattttaataaatggaTAACTACGCacaactaaaataatttatatattatatatattaatttaataaataaaaaatctaaataataattatatatatacatatatattggtCAATTATGAGCTATTCTGCTTAAAGTGCAAAACGGATGctaacatccaaaatacacaatTAATTCTATAACTTTTGCCCCCTCACATACTGAGCCAGAAATCctcacttcagcagcacttaaacTAAACCTTtcgattttatttataaaaatatgcttaatgtttgcaaatgaaaatatggatgtttttggttttgtCTTGCCTTAAATATTGGCATTATCAGTTTTAAATGAGATTTTGTGGGACTCACTTGAAAACCTCTTGGTCCATGACTATCCCAGCAGCCTGAGTGAGCTCGAACAGCTCAGTCTCCTCCGCATTTAAGACCTTTTTCTTCTTGATGTTGTATTTCTGCACATTCCCGCTGACGGTCACGCTCAGAGATGGGGAGTCCGGGGCTGAAGGCATCGCTGACTGTGACATCTGCGTCACCTAAACACTAAAAAACGAATGAAACCACACAGAGAGCAATCACAAAACAAGCACGAAGAGCTCGCCGATGCTGTAAGTTCCACGGAAAACACATGTCCTCTCATGAAATGTATTTGAAGTCAGGTGATACGTGGGGGTACACAAACATGTTATTTAGgcttaaaaatacaattataaagtttaatttaatactCACAATAATGCACCAAATGCACTAGTAAATTGCCCGCGTCCTTCCTCCGGGGTTTGTTGCCACTTGACAAGGCAAAAGACAAAGTAGCATTACTTACtgccaccatctggtctggaggAGGCGGTTGTCTTCCTCTAGCGGGCGCTTAGAAAACCGATTCTGAATGCTGAGATGTAACCTGCATCCCCCAAAATCGCAGTCTAATCCCAAAACTATTGTTTATCTCAGTggataatgtaaaataaacagaataaCAAATTCACACctgacataaatgtaaatatgccaCAGCAATCTAAAACATCTTGAAATGCAACAGTTGGACAACTTGAAagtgaatacaaataaaataaaataaatatttaaaaaaaaaaaaataattgatgcTGATAAAACTTCAAAAGTTGACTACCCAACTTAAAATGTTTTCCATAGCCCATAACAATTAATCATAGAATGTTTACTTTATGAATTTATAATCAGTAACATGCTTCTGTTAATGCTCAAAGAACATCAGAAATaaactgaaatcctatttaattctATATATTCTCCAAGTGACAAGAACATAAGTACATCAAAAAAGCATAGACAAAACCagcatttaaacataaataaatacgaAAAAGCAAGATTCAAGGTTAAACATATTTCATCGTGGAAACATTTATGTAAATTGGGCCAAATTACACAATACAGATCACTCTGTATATATTatctacacatatatatatatacataaggtAACAGCAGTTTGTTAATAAAAAAGGACTGGAAGTGATAAAAATGCTTGTTTTTAACATCAAGTCATTCTCAGCTGACTCTCTGCACTTTGCTCTGAGTCATCTCTTCTGAGTCATCTGCTGAGCTGCGCTTCTTAGATGACACAGGGGACAATGACACTTCCCGTTTATCCTCTAAAATCTTAGATGTAGTCAAGCCAGAGTTTGGCAAATCTAAGTCCAAGCCAGGGCTCTCCAAGCAGGGCGTTGTATCGGTTGGTACTAGTTCAAGATCTGTGGATTTTAGTTCCTCATGTTGCACATCCATATCTTCCAGTCCTGTTAAATGGCCACTAATGGCTTCAGTCTGTGGCTCCTCTGAATCTACACTGAGCTCCAGAGCCCCCGTGTGGCCATCGATTGGCATGTTATGTGATCCTGACAGGATCTCCCTCCTGAGTGAGGCCAGCTGGGCCTGCAGGAGCTCTTTGTGTTGAGCTTCAAGGTTTTCCAGctgacaatacaaaaaaaaaaaaaaaattgggaaaaatatacattttaattacccAGGTGTACAGATTCAGAACACTTACAAGCTTGGCCACCTTCTGCTGGCTGTGATCTGGGCATTGATAAGCTTGCAGTTCCTCAAACATCCTTACGTTAGACTGAACCAGGCTTGcaacctaaaaataaaataaaaagaatgcgGAGGAAGATTGAATTATAGCAAGTgtacaaaataatgtttatgaccTGTGGTTaaaacttaaagttaattaacagaaaaatgtcatttgtttctgtgatggcaaagctgaatttccagcagctattactccattcttcggtgtcacatgatccttcagatactGTTCTattatgttgatttgctgttaaagaaagatttcttattatcatcaatgttcaaaacagttcatattttggaggaaaacaaaatacaactatctttgatgaatagaaatgaactgtcacttttgaactcTCACTCTAGTACagtagtttaaatatatatttgtggtatTGCTTGCTTAGCTAACCATCTATTGTAAGTGTATTTATTGTGAATGTGTCCCGTTTGTTTATACAAAAGGTCAATTTGAAATTATTGTGTGATAAAGAACACACTGCCAAATGTTTTACATAAAGCACTGAACATTACTTcaacaaaagtaacaaaaaaaaaaaaagacttaaatcagaaatacaataagtaaggaataattgacgatgtaccattgaattattagaaaataatgacCACCCAAGGTGCCCTTTACCTctggtgtgcattattttctaataattcaacagatCAGAGTCAATTATTCCACTTATACTATGGTTACCTCACATTACTCAGATGATGTATTTTAAGACATTCGTCTGGTTTTTGTTCTTAAAACACTCTTGTGTGTAGGACTAATGTCTAACGCATCTCATCTCAAGCCTCCGTAGCTaattccaaaatgtaatttttagtgAGTAACGGATGTTTGAGCCATTGATAGCAGATTAATGCAGTTATtcctgtagagagagagagagattaagctAGTGTGAATTCGGAAAAAGTGTCTCTACTAATAGCATATCTCTACATTCATCTGCTTCAAGAACAGCACTGTAATTACCTCTGTAATTAATTACTGCTGTAATTAGTGATATGGACATGTAATGTGGTCAAGACCTGCCTGGAACTACTTTAGCAATgcatttccctgaaaataatttcaCACCTTTGAATATTCGTCAGCCTATCAGTTTTAAGAATTCAACAGCCCCGTAGTATAAAGCTAATTATAAACCTCAGATATACCTGTTCTTTGAGCTGTTTAATCTCAGCTCGTAGTGTGTTCTCCATACTCTCCTTTTCCTGGCGTACTGTGTCGATCTGCTGGTGGAGCTCCAGGAGTCGTTTCTGTAACAGGGCCTGCTCCCAGCCTTCTGTCTCCTGGAATTACAGCAACTAAAATTTTAGACAGCTCCTACAGGAGATCTGTTAAACCAGAAGACTGAATAATTTACACAAATAACCATTAAAAACATCTgggttgctaaaaaaaaaataaagaaagaataaaagaaaagtgaTTTAGTGATTCATGTAACTAATGTTCACCTGTTCAGTGATGATACCAGTAGCTGTGTCATAGATC from Carassius carassius chromosome 47, fCarCar2.1, whole genome shotgun sequence harbors:
- the LOC132130600 gene encoding mitotic-spindle organizing protein 2-like isoform X2, coding for MSQSAMPSAPDSPSLSVTVSGNVQKYNIKKKKVLNAEETELFELTQAAGIVMDQEVFKIILDLLKMNVAPLAVFQTLKTMCAGQKVSETSTGDTSTSSHTATAPSESRVRSKTSSGQGEKTARDGSSQRVPRQVSATRGQKSAKSSGSSSSSSLLTSN
- the LOC132130600 gene encoding mitotic-spindle organizing protein 2-like isoform X1 is translated as MSQSAMPSAPDSPSLSVTVSGNVQKYNIKKKKVLNAEETELFELTQAAGIVMDQEVFKIILDLLKMNVAPLAVFQTLKTMCAGQKVSETSTGDTSTSSHTATAPSESREEEGVVSGKSTKTAAPPSASVSRPPRGGAKIVVYSAGDTSAPISQVRSKTSSGQGEKTARDGSSQRVPRQVSATRGQKSAKSSGSSSSSSLLTSN